AAAAATGTAACCATTTGCTACGATCAAGAGTGGGGGATTTAAATACACCATCTTGTGGATAATTTAACTGTCCTGATGTGGTACTTTGGTCTACCTCACGTTTTTTACGTTTTTTAGAAGATTTGGTTATTGGAGGTGTCGATTTGGTTTTAAAAGAGTTAATCGTATGTCTAACATAGTGATTAGGGACCGTTGAATAAGGCATGTTTAAACAGGCAAATGCCTCCAGAAACTCATTCCACCCAGCAGGTCTCCGTTCGTCAAGAATCTTTTGCGGTGCCATGACACTTTTAACTAAATCCAGCATGTGTGAACCAGGGATGGTTTTACCTTTAAATACAAACTCTCCCGACGCTGTCCAAGAAGCAATATCTTTGTTTTTAGACATTTTATCCAAAATGTAGCGAACGTTTTTTTCATTCCTCTGTgggacattcttcaaaacatcatcTGCAATAACATCTAAAACATACTGGGTGTTCATACCCGTAGACTCCGCAGGTTCTTCTTCTTTCTCAGCTTGTGCAGTTGATGGAAGTGATAATGTTAGTGTGCTGGTCTCGCTGTCTGCCAGCTTGGATAATGTTAAAAACCTCTGCAATACAGATGTATACATCTTTGCCTTTTCATATGGTTCCAGATCATTCCTGTGCAAAATATCCCTCATGGTCATATCCAGATCGTTCTCCACTACCTGATGTATAGATTCACGTGTGGTACCTGCCTTTAGTTTATCCAGCTGTCTTTGTGGAACCAGGTACATCTTCTCAGCATGTTCCATCCCTGACATTATTTATTAGATGCGATCAAACTGGTTATGAAAGGGACCGCAACACTTAAAAGTGGAAGAAGAAACCCGCCTTGTTGGTTAATCAACCGTCTCTTTCTTTTGACTCCGACTTTCTTATCTGCAACAAATTTGATTtcagttctttttcttttcagcttCTGGTGTTGCTGCTGTGTGAGCGGGATATTACCGTGGAGAACATTAAGAGctaattcacacaaacataaaatgaaCTCATCTGTGGCTGCCTGTAAAATAACACGTCTTTGTTTGGGTGTTGCTTTTAATAACAGCTTTAAAAGAGAGTGGTTTCTTAAAAGTCTCCCAGACATCTTTTTTTCACTCTAAtcagttacgttttttttttttctggaggtaTACAACAGGATGTTGTGAAAGTAATGCAGTTCTGAGACGATACTGTTCGGGGGTCTTTGCTTTATAATCAATCAAAAGGTAACCGTAGGGGGAGCCAGTAGCATCTTCATAACACTCCATGAAAAACTTTGAGTTGTTTGGGTACATCTGTTTAGCTAAAATACTAATCTGTGCAGCGTCTCTCGAATTCCTGAAGACAACCAGATAATTTGTGTTCAAATTAATAGTTCTGCTGGATTTAccttgaaaaaataaattctgtagaATGTAAATAACATTCAGATTTTTATGATGTACATAGACTGTAAAAAGTTTCTCAATCTGCTTGTTATTGGAAGCATCCTGCATAAAATCGTCAATTATGACGAGGGATGTTTTATTGACAGGAAACAAAACATCATCATCCAAAGTTTGTGGAATTCCTTCTATAAATTTAATATTGTTATCATACATATTCAACAAATCATCATACAAAGGTTGCCATacagaataaatgaaaacaatattgtcAATTTTTTTAGAAATCAACTTTCCTGcattttgcaacaacatttttacaaaaaaggtTTTACCACTGTTGCTTGGGCCTGCTATAACCAATGAAAAAGGACATTGGAGTCGAATGTCAAACCCTTCTGTGTCATGTACACCCCCACCAAAAACGTTGTCAGAAGCCATATGGAAGTGTAGTGAAGTCAGGGAGCAGTACACGCTTATCGTACACAACTCTGAATTTCTTTACAAATGACTTATTGTGTAACGTCAAATCCTTTTTATCCCTCACAATAGTGTCGTTGTGTGCAAGAATATGACGGCTATCACCCCTCCCCTTCACATAATGCTTAACAAGTCCAATCATTGAATCTAATGTGATGGCTTCGGAGTTTAAAGCGTTAAGTGTTATGCCTTTCACTTTCATACAAACCTTACCCATAGCGGTGACAAAACCATAACTTTTCGGGCCAGTGCTGGTAAAGAGGGTAATATGATCGCCGGGCCCGACTTCATCAGTAAGATCACCGAGATATGGACCTAGTGGCGGTTCATATTCACCTTCTCTGGTTGTAAAAACAACACTGTCGGTATCGCAATAAAGCAACCTATCACCCAGCCTGTCCATAAGCTCATAGAGTTCTAAACGCGCATGGGCAGTTGTAAAAGCACCAATAAAGACATTGACATCGCGAGTCTGGGGGGCTTTCCCTTCGGGGTAAGACCACTGTACAATTGCCGCAGTGTCTGACACAAATGAGAAATGTCTGATGTCGTACTCTGCACTAAAAATGTGTCGTGCAAATTGTTCCGGATCTGTAAGTATTTCAGTTTTAGGTAAACCCTCACGAAGGCAGAACCGCCCCCAGAGTGAGTTTAAGACCAATTTCATTATCGATCTACGCGCAGGGTTCGGTTCAATCTTGTCCACATTCAACTGAATCCCTTCTTTCTCAAAGTAATCTCTGATATAAGATTCTTTGTCTGCATCGGTCACCACATCTTTTGGAAACCCTGAGCTCTCCTGTTtgaactgtaaaaatgttttaacataatcACGGAACAGTGTATCTGATCGTTGGGGAAAATGCCATACCTCATCCAAATTTACCACAACATAGCCTTTTTCAATAGCTTTTAGCACTTCAATGCTTACCCAGCAACCACTGATGGCTCTTTCCTCATCTGTGTGCATACATGGTAGTGTCTGGTTCTGTTGTTCTGCACACAACCTGCAGAGCGGGAAAGTTAATTTTTTGTTTGCGCGGTAGGGTAGTACAGGGTGAAGCAGCTTTCGAGGTGGTAGTACTGTAGCCTTAACAAGGCCGTAATAATTTTCAAGATTATCAAAATCTTTGAAAATTATTTGGGGGTGACCTATCGGGAAGCACTTTGTGGCCTGACAAAACGGGTAGAGACTTGTGAAATCCACATACCGTATGACCTCACCCTCTGTTGTCTTGTGATACAACTTGAATGAATTTGTTCTACCGCCGTACAAACTTTCGCGGGGTTTCAATCTCTCAGAATGTTTATAGACGGACATGAACGCAATCACATCGGCATCAGATTGTTTAGCATGGGTCCAGCTACACTCCCACTGAATCTCGGTATGAAGATTGTATGCATTCTGTAAAATTTCAATCTTGTCATCAAACTGTCTTTTGAGAAGACCGTAAGGTCCCTTCAATAATGGATTTAAATCATTGGGGTTATAACATTGTTCACAACCGTGAAAAAAACACCCTGCAAActctaatgtttttttatttgtgccaTCGATATAAAAACCGTCTACATAATACTTGCCGAATGACACCTCGCCGTAGTTTAGAGCGTGTTGAACAACCACTGAACGTGATTTGCTGATATATTCAAGCCATTCAATTGATACGTTCGAGTATGTTTTGTTCTGATTGATATATGCGCTGTTGTGTGTCAGTGCTATTGTGTCTTTTGGGAGATAGTGTGTTTTATAGATAGCCATGCAGGTGGATGCCAGAGTGGTGTAATTAAAAGGGTCCAGCCCTGTACACAGAATGAATTCATCACGGTACTTCATACATACATCCCTCAGCAGAACGACATCATTTTTTCCATAAATTGCTAgttcttttttaaaatcaaacacttGGTCGGAGATAGTACTATACCATGCATCGAACTCCATTCTGTCTTTGTTTGACATAGTCGTATATCCGTAAAACTCTTTAGCAGGGTATGGTCCGACATATGAATCATTTTCAACACGGTTGAAGTGATGTGGGAAATAACCCTTCACAGAGTTGGTCAGATTAAAAGCAGCAGGCGTGTTGGCTAGACGCATGGGTATAAAACTGTAACTATCGATAAATCTCTGTTTGAATGCCTCGTCATACATATGGATTAGACGACACCCTTGCATTGTAATTTTAGGAGGGATCCCCATCTTAGTGAAGTATTCCAAAAGAATGAAATTATCAAATCCAGATGCATTATGTGCAATCCATGTGTAATTATTATAACGAGGCTGTCTGAATTTCTTAATGAGACGATCTACACAATCAGAACCTTCGGACGAAAATTCTTCTCCCTCAAACGTGATCGCATATACAAAAACTGCAAAATGTCTGTTATTTTCATAACGAGTTTCGAAATCAAAAAAAATGTAGCGATTATTTGGCTCCTTCACCTTAACCGGTTGAATAAAACACTGATGCACACCGTCGGTAACCAAAACCTCACTACAGTGAACACAGCAATCCGCTGGACATTTGTGTGGCTTGGGGTTGACGCCACTGACGTGGTAACGTTTATTACATTTACCACAATATTTGGTAACGTCGCACTGTGCAAATTTCTGACCTAGAGGTGGTTTTTTATGCTTCTGAAAACAATAGTCTGACCTACAGTACCTCAAACAGTCAccgcagtgttttgtttttttggggtaaAGATGACATTCAGAATCGTTGCAAACATCACAAGTGTATTGACATCTGTGATCTCGCTGTGCTGTAAACCCTTGATAGCAATACTCACACACGTATGGTGTGCCTACGAACCCCTTCAgatttttaatcataaaataatgattGTCGTGCAggtacaaaaacactgttttaggATGCGGTACATCTGTGTTTGCATATTTCTCCAGCTTTCCTGTATTCGTTCTATAGAAGACCACtattttaatattcaacataCGTTCAAACTGGGCAATATCCTTAAGTGATATCATATGCTGATCGGTGTATCCTGCAGACTCCTGCAATGCTGATGCTACGGACACTAACTCAGTGTGTGGTTTCTGAGGGTTAAGAAAGTGTGCTAAGCAGATTGCAAAACAAAGATTGTTTTCCCCTGCAATGTTTGAGGGGACGAACAAATTAAGTCTGTTCTTATCAATCACCTGATTGTGGGCTAGTTCCCTTAATTTTCGTCGAGCACCTCCTTGTTTACTTCTTGCTATAGACACTTTTAAATTTAAACACTCATCAAACTGTACATCTGTGTTGCTTTGCATGATTTTTTCAAGATCACTGATGAAGAGATCGACACTGTAATCATTGTTAGCTGACAAGAGTGTATTAACATCAGATGTCAAGCTAGGACCACTCAAAGTGATGTTAATTAAACTACCATCTCCACCTAATAATCTGGAAAACGCCACTATTTCGGAAAACGTGTCATGTAAAAACACAGTGTAGTCTGATAGACGTGTAGAAGATATTTCCCTTAGATTTATAAGCCTGCGGATTTCCAAACCATTGAATCGCCCTCGTGGTACTACAGAGTATCCGGCCACATCGCCACCCGCTCTTACAAGTGTTTCTATTTCAGCTTGAGTGAGACCCATGCAGGGGTCTGTTAGGTCAAGTGTGTGATGTGACCTGGTACCTGCTCCCTCACCTAGCTGTTGagaatttaaaaactgttcaaaaattgGATATGGTCGTGGTTCTGGCACCTCATCTGGCTGTTGagaatttaaaaactgttcaaaatcaaaaactGGTTCGGGGGCTTCGTCTAGCTGTTGAgagtttaaaaactgttcaaaatcaaaaacagGCTCTGACAGTTCGTCTAGCTGTTGAgagtttaaaaactgttcaaaatcaaaaactGGTTCGGGGGCTTCGTCTAGCTGTTGAgagtttaaaaactgttcaaaatcaaaaactGGTTCGGGGGCTTCGTCTAGCTGTTGAgagtttaaaaactgttcaaaatcaaaaactGGTTCTGACACTTCGTCTAGCTGTTGAgagtttaaaaactgttcaaaatcaaaaaccGGTTCTGGAGGAGGCTCTGCCCTTGATTGTACcctgtttattaattttaacaatttaGACGGCTTGTGTTTTTTCATCTCATCAACAGTCTGTATGAGCCTGAGTAGCTTTTCTGTGGTGTTTTGTTGATTTTGGAAATTATCATCCCTATTGCCCCTTAACGGTGGATCTTGTTCACCATCACATGACTCCCGACAACGTTTTGCAGCCATTTCTAacactaatttatttaaaaatattcacaaaatacaCACCACACAACTAAACGTAGAAGAAGGAAAAAATCTAATCATAAAACCACATCTATGCACACTTGTGACAAAAATAATAcacacttagaaaaaaaaaaaactgggtaaAGAAAATAGGACTCACcaatacagttatttaaaaagaTCCAGCAGTTCAGTTAACAGCGTTACAGTCATTTCCTGATCACAGGCCGCCTTAGCATGTGCACCATCATGACGTTTTAGTAACGCAACAATATGTTTAAGGATGATCCCGTGTTTCTGCTGCTCCTTAACAACAGTGTCCAAAACAGCTTTGTTTGCGTCGTTCTGCTGTTTATGACGTGCTTGGTCCTCTATAATTCTTTCTTGGTTCTTGGCTACTGTGTCCAAAAGGGCTTTGTTCGCGTCGTTCTGCTGTTTATGATGTTCTTGGTTCTTGGCAACAGTGTCCAAAATGGCTTTGTTTGCGTCGTTCTGCTGTTTATGACGTGCTTGGTCCTCTATAATTCTTTCTTGGTTCTTGACAATAGTGTTCAAAATGTCATTGTTTGTGTCGTTCAGCTGCTGGTTCTTGTATTCCTCCTGGTTTGAAGGAAGCTTgtctgcatcatcatcatctgaatcTGCGACGTTTTCAACAGTGTCTGTGGGTTGATTTAAATTCTTCTCCTGATCCACATTAGATTGGACGTTCATATCGCATCCATCCCATGCTTGAGCAAAATGCTCGTCCCAGAGCTCCTTGTCTTCTGGTTCTgtacaatattgataataattaataccgatagtagtaataataataatttaatttaattcctcTATACTCACGAGTTGATTGTCTCGGACGTTTTCGCTCGGGGGTGTTAGGTATCACGTCGATCTCACAGGGGTCTACAGTCTTTTGTCTATCGGGCTGAACCGGGAGAGCAGTCACATTCTGGTGTTCATGGTGTGATCTTGATTTTACCCACGGTCTTCTAACACCTGCATCAGCAACTGCTTGAGGTATACTGTTTGCAAAAATTCCCGTACAATCTAGAGTGGaaagaacaaacatttttttttttttttttttttttttatggatgtgatacaaatatattctaaataataatacaaatgattaaTACATACCAACAGGTGTAGAATTAGTAGATATTTGCGGTGGTGAATGGATCTGCGCGGTCACAACCACTCTTCTTCCTAATGGTGTTCCGTGTCTAGCACTGTTTGCTGTTTCATGTCGTTCCGCAGTTGTAACGGACGGGTACCGGTTAACAAGTTGTCTTAAACAAGCTGGCACAGACACAAagttttatttagtcttttttcttctgACATTGTAAGATAAATCTTTAATAGATctatatattgattaaaaataaaaacccacagaGCGATCCCCTGTTTTCTCTCGCGACTCGGCCCCTCACCGTACTAATCGACTGTGCGCTCGCTGTTTGTATGAATGAGAaaggggaaaagaaaaagaaaaaaaaaaacgatcataAACGTCAATCCTGCCACaagtacagttttattttattttttacaacataatataaattattaacagAACTTACCGGGCGCGGGTGTGATGTCAGTCCTAACCCCCGGTACCTCGTACGCAACGTTAGGCTGTGGAGGGCGTGCTGTCGGTGGGGGATAATGAAAAAAGAACGATCATAAACACGCATTCGTTATACATAacggtttttaataaataaagaaacaatcGTTCAAACATACCGCCCGCGTTCAGTGCTTTGATTTCGTTCACAATCGTCTCATAACCGTTGCTCTGTGCACAGAACATCAAATTGCCTGTCAAGTAATGGGATGACTCGTGATCACACATAaacaaatttgatttaaaatggcTGTTAATGAAAACTAGACTTACCATTAGGAGAgccagacatttttaaaaatgttttcgtaCTTTTAAGacgtagcaaaaaaaaaactgttttagccgCTGAAGAAAGCTTCAGCTTCTGTGGCGTTAGCTTTTGTACACGCGAAAAACAGTCGCGAAAAAGAGGCGTGTCACATGGCGCCACAGCAGCCTCAAAGGAAGCAATGTAGGTGTGAGCAACAACCTAACGTAAAAACCACTCTGTATGTTTTAAGAAACGAATGGAGactattttttatatagaaaatagtatcacctattttaaatatcaacatgcatttgtgtgtgtgtgtgtgtgtgtgtgtgtgtgtgtgcatgcgagcgtgtgtgtgtgtgtgtgtgtgtgtttaaagtcggttttaaaattagcgtgagatttcaactccttttacacatcacatattatggatagtattttcttaaaattaaggaatgcttgtttgattttattaatttcagataacattcaattatttatctcttcagcgacttggttagttgatgatttagataatggtctctctcactctttgaaattctcacctggaaagacaccagacatcgtcctcgttttcaaatgtgtttgtagacggggggcatgtggcctgtcggtgcctaggtatcaGCACCATATAgagcaaacaaacattgatctTGCCAAGAcatcaaaaccctcacttttgcacagccatttttcCCCCCCCCCAGGAAAAACCCAGACACCTCCCCACTGTCTCTAGGTGTGAACAACAGGACTTCACAGAAAtccccccactgctctggttacagatacaaccatcataagaaaccccccccccactgctctggttacagatacaaccatc
The nucleotide sequence above comes from Carassius gibelio isolate Cgi1373 ecotype wild population from Czech Republic chromosome B3, carGib1.2-hapl.c, whole genome shotgun sequence. Encoded proteins:
- the LOC127953447 gene encoding uncharacterized protein LOC127953447 gives rise to the protein MNVQSNVDQEKNLNQPTDTVENVADSDDDDADKLPSNQEEYKNQQLNDTNNDILNTIVKNQERIIEDQARHKQQNDANKAILDTVAKNQEHHKQQNDANKALLDTVAKNQERIIEDQARHKQQNDANKAVLDTVVKEQQKHGIILKHIVALLKRHDGAHAKAACDQEMTVTLLTELLDLFK